DNA from Elusimicrobiaceae bacterium:
CCGGTCTTCCGGCCAAGTCCGTCACTTTTTGTTGCAGGAAATTTTGTACAGGACGCAAAGGAACAATCCCCTTCAAAATTATTTCTGCATTTAACCATAATCCTCCGAGAATGGCTAATAAGATATATGCTCCGTTAAGAAACCTTTTCATTTCTCCCCCTCTTGCTATACACACAACCGCAATAAGTTTGATTGTACAGTTGCATTTGTTTGTTTACCTCTCGGCGCAAGTCTTCCAATCCCCCTTTGCGCCAGTTCGTTTCATCGTAAGGTATTGCTATCTTTTCGGCTGCTTTTTGGGCTTGCTCATTCACTTGGGCTAAATCTTTGTGGCGAGATATCCCCAAAACCGATGAAAAGGCCGTAAAACCGTTTTCTTTCGCATATTGCGCCGTACGTAGCAAGCGTAAATAAAAACACGCGCTACAGCGTTTTCCGCGCTCCGGTTCACATTCTAATCCTTTAATGGCTTCTTGCCATACCTCCGGCTCATAACCCAGATCCACAAAAGGCACCCCAAATTCTTCACACACTCTTTTATTTTCCAACAAGCGTGTTTGATATTCTTGCGCTTGGTCAATATTCGGGTTATAAAATAATACACTAAAAGAACGTCCTTGCAAGGCTAGTTTTTTAATTACACCGCAAGAACAGGGAGCACAGCAGGATAATAAGAGGAGTTTTTCATCGGACATAACTTAATTATAGCAGTTTCTTTTTAACATAAAAAAGCCGCCCCGAAAGGCGGCTTTTCAAAAAACTGTTATTTTACCAAGTACGAGCTAAAGTATATGTGGATACCAATTCTCCTTTAGCAGTCAACAAGTTCATTTTAATAATGAAACTTTGTGCCGTTTCAAAATTGCTACCGGTGTTCATCTGCCCCCAACCCAAACTCTTTCTATCAAACATCAGAATGTGGGAAGGAAAAGTTTCTTCTCCGTCATGCAATTTTGCTTCCACTTTCAATTTTCCATTAGCTCTGCTAAAAATAAGGTCATAAGAACCCATATTTAATTTTTCTTCCAAGCCGGCAATTTTTTGATAGGTTCCGACAAGATCAAATTCTTTTTGGGTATCTTTGCCTACTTCAAATTTGAAATTCTCTTTTTCTTGTGCAACACGTGCGTTCTCAGCAGCTTCAACTTCTGCATCAAAAACTCTATCAAATTTATCCGTTTCAACAAAAGGTTGGCGAGCAAAAAGCCCTAAACCGGCAAACATAAGAACAAATAACAACACTATTGTTTTTTTCATACTCTCTCCTTGAAACATTTTCTTACCATCCTAGTTAGTATAACAAAAAAAACATCTATATACAAGGCATAAAAAAGCCGCCCCGAAAGGCGGCTTTTCAATTACACTTCTAAACTTAGTTTTCTTCGGTCTCGGCTTCTTCGGTTTTGAAAGAATCTTCCAAGAGTTGACCCAAAGTCGGACGCGGGGCTTGTTTCAAGTACTGCGCCACCACTTTGCGGTTTTGAGCTTGGTCATATTTCTTAACGGAGAGGTTAACCGTAAAGGTTTCCGGATTGACACCCACCACCAAAGCAGTAATCACATCACCCACATTGGCCGTAAATTCGCGGCCCATTTCAAAGGGGCTGATAAAGGCTTTAGTATTGTTTTTACCGATGGTACATTCCACACCTTCTTCTTCGGAAATCTTTTCGATTTTAGCTTTAACGGAGCTCTTGTACGGATAGCGGCGTTTCAAAGCATCGGCCGGATTTAAGAAAAGTTGTTTCAAACCAAATTCGAGTCTCGGAGTTTCTTTGTCCAATTTTAATAATTTGGCTTTCAAGCGTTGACCGCGGCGGAAGTTGGCAATAGCGGTTTCGGGTTCTTTCCAAGCAATATTTTCTAAGGTGACGACACCTTCAATACCATGGAAGCGCAAGAATAAACGTTCCTTGTCTACTTTGGCTACAACAACGCGCAAGACATCACCTTCTTTAATTTGACCCAAAACTTCGGTGCGGCGCACGGCTTCATCTTCTTCCAAAACTTGTTTGCGAGAAACAATGAGTTTTTGTTTTTCTTTAGAAAATTCTACGATAACAGCTTTGATTTTGGCACCTACCGGCAAATAATGTTTGTAAGCGGTATGAAGTTCAGACAAAGAAAGAGGCATAAAGCCGCTAACGCCCAACACTTCCACAATATATCCGCCTTTTACCGTTTGCAAAATCACACCTTTTACACGTTCTTTGCTTTCATAAGCGGCCTTGCACAAGTCCCAGCCTTTCATTTCTAAGGCTTTTTTATGAGACAAGATAGAGTGTCTTTCATCGCTGCCGCGTTTTACGAGTACTGCAGAAACTTTTTCCCCCACGGCGGGCAAGGTTTTGCCGTCAAATTCAGAAACCAAGATGGCTCCTTCTTTTTTGGCACCGGTATCGACCAAAATATAATCACCAGAAATTTGTACAACCGTCACTTCCACAATCTCACGTTTATTCAACTGTTCAGATAAAGACTCTTGTTGAGCGATCAACTGGTCCATCGTCATTTCAGCTTCGTTGATCTCTTCCGTGGTTTTGATTTCTTCGTTCATTGTCATAAGTCCTTATTTACGCCACGCTTTTATGAGCAGGCGCGTTCCTCCGTTTAGATAGTAATTGAATTTATTTTGTCCATTATTTCACTGGCAAATTGTTTGTATTGGACCTTAGGTTCTAAGGTCGGATCCTGCTTTAAAATCATCGGTTCACCGAATTTGAGGCGAATTTTACGTACCCACGGCCAACCGAAAGTTCCTTCTATTTTTACGGGTAATACAGGAGCACCCGTTTTGTATACCAAAAATCCGATTCCGCTTTTAGGCTTTTGCGGTTTCCCTGTTTTGGAGCGTGTACCCTCTGGAAACATGACCACACTTTCTCCTCTGCTTAGAGCAGCGATGGCCCCTTCTAAAGCACCGAAGTCACCAATCGTACGTTTACGGTCAACAGAAATATAACCACAACGACGGAAAAACCAACCGAGCAAAGGTATTTCAAACAGTTCCTTCTTAGCCATAAAGCGAGAGTCACGCACCAACCCCGCAAAACCGCCAATGGCCGGAGGATCTGCATTGGATAAATGATTACCGGCAATGATCAACGCACCGGTTTTAGGAATATTTTCCAAACCTTCTACACGGAAATCATAAAAAACTTTAAAGAACACCCTTGCACTAGATTTTACCAAATTAAGAAGCATACTTGTTAATTTCCTTTAAAATTTCATCTATGACCTGAGGCATAGTCATGGTTGAAGTATCTATTTTTATAGCATCTTCAGCCGGTTTCAGCGGAGAAGCAGACCGCGTACTATCACGCAAATCACGCTCTTTAATAGAAGCCAAAATTTGGTCATAATCGGCCTCGTTTCCTTTGGCCAAGAGTTGTTTTACACGACGGTTGGCTCTTTCTTCAGCAGTCGCATCTAAATAAATTTTCACTTCCGCATCAGGAAAAACCACCGTACCGATATCACGTCCTTCCATGATAATTCCGCCATCGCGGCCGGCCTCTCTCATTTTTTCGGTTAAAACCGCACGCGCCGCCGCATGGGTGGACACTTTACTCGCCGTTTGAGCCACTTCGTCTAAATGAAGTTTTCCACCCAGATATTCGCCATCTACATACATTTTAAGCGTGGCATCAGGCTGGCGCTCAAAGGAGAATTGTATATTTTGAGCCGTTTCCAAAACGGCTTGTTCATCGGCCGGATCTACCTGCTTGGCAAAAACCTGATAAGCCAAAGCCCGATATAAACCGCCTGTACTTAAAAATCCATATCCTAATTTTTCCGCTACGGCCCTACCGACGGAAGACTTTCCCGTTCCGGCCGTACCGTCTATGGCAATCACCAAACCTTTGGCTCTACTCATTAGGCTGCCTCCAAACTGCTGGTGACACCGCGAATGGCCATCATCAAAGCATCGGGACTGCTGGCAGCTGCCAACACTTGTTCCATATCCACCTTGTTAGATTTATACAAAGCGGCCAAAGATTGGTCAAAGGTATTCATGCCATAAAATTCGCCGTTTTGCATGGCTTTAGTCAAATCACCTACGCGGTTTTCTAAAATCAATTTACGCGTTTGCGGAGTAGCCACCATCACTTCTATCGCAGGGGTCATGCCCGGCTTGATGGTAGGCAATAAACGCTGACAAATAATACCGCGCACCAATTCCGACAATTGTAAACGGACTTGGGCCTGTTGTTCAATAGGGAAAGCATCCGTCAAGCGAGAAAGCGTCTGCGGTACGTTAACCGTATGCATGGTAGAAAGGACCAATTGGCCTGTCTCCGCTGCACTAATCGCGGCGCGCATCACTTCAGTATCGCGCAATTCACCAATCATAATAACATCCGGATCTTGACGCATGGCAGCGCGTAAGGCCCCCGTATAAGACGGAGTATCTACCCCTAATTCCATCTGGCTGATGATACACTTATTTTCCGTATGTACAAACTCGATAGGGTCTTCAATGGTCAAAATATGTCCGTTGCGAGTACGGTTAATATAATCAATCATCGCCGCCAAAGTAGAGGTTTTGCCGGATCCGGTCATACCTGTCACAATAATTAAACCACGTCTGTTATCGGCAATTTTTTTAAGCACATCTTCCGGCAGGCTTAACTCTTTAAAAGTAGGAATTTTTAACGGAATATGGCGAATGGCCATCGCAATTTTAGTAGCTTGGCGAAATATATTAAAACGAAAACGCCCGTAAGATTTGGCATCCAAAGAAAAGTCTACCGTACTATATTGTTCAAAAATTCTGCGTTCGCGCTCACCCATACAGGCATAAGCCATCTTCTTTGCTTCATCATTGGAAACAAAAGAATCGTCAATCGGTTTTATTTGACCGTGCAAACGAACATAAGCATTGGAATTACCGCGAATATGCAAACCGCTGGCTTTATTATCAACCACTGTTCTAAGTAAACTTTGTAATCCTACGGACATGGTTTTCTCCTCAATAATTTCTGGGATTCTTTTTCCGACGTAAGAAAGCCGGTATCAACATACTGTCTTCCGACTCTGGCTTCATTTTAGGTTCGTCAAATGTAGCAAAAACATTTTTTTTCAAATCATACTGCGTAGTTGCTCCTTCCGGATTTAACGGACGACGAGACAAAAACACATTGGCTTTTTCTTCACTAAATCCGGTAGCAATGACCGTCACTTTAAAAACCCCTTTTAAAGAAGAATCATAAGAATGACCGAACATAACAATAGAGTCATTACTAGCATACTGACGAATCAAATTCATCACTTCTCCTTGCTCCATAAGGGTCAAGTCTTCATCGGCCAAAAAATGGACAATAAAACCTTTTGCTCCACGAATGTCGGCATTTTCCAGAAGCGGAGAAGAAATGGCCTGTTTAACAGCTGTCAAATGACGGCCCGGACCGCTGGCCTCTCCAATTCCGATCAAGGATTTGTGAGAATTGCTCATTACTTTACGGATATCGTTAAAATCGATGTTCATTTCTCCGGGTTTGGTGATTACTTCAGCAATACCTTTCACCGCCTGTAAAAGCACTTCATCTACCATATGAAAAGCATCACGAGAAGATGTTTCCGGATCAATATTGGCAAACAATTTTTCATTGGGCACAATAATCATAGAATCTACATGCTTTTGCATTTCTTTGATGCCCTCATCGGCTTGCTTCTCACGCACATACCCTTCAAAGTTAAATGGACGTGTCACAACCCCGATGACCAATAATTCATCTCCGTAAATTTCTTTGGCGATTTTGGCTAAATACGGAGCTACACCCGTACCCGTTCCGCCACCCATACCGGCAGTAATAAACAATAAATCAGTTTGACCGATAATCAGTTTTAGTTTTTCTTTGGATTCTTCTGCGGCACGGCGCCCCTTTTCCGGATCTCCGCCCACACCCAAACCCTTTGTTATTTTTTCGCCTACCTGCACCAAATAAGGGGCCTGGTTGCGGCGCAAATCCTGCGCATCGGTATTAACGGCAATAAAGTCAATATCGCGCAAGCCGGAATTTACCATGTGATTAATGGCATTACCACCACCACCGCCGACGCCGATTACTTTAATTTTGGCTTTCTTGGTTTCAAAAGAATCATTCGCCATAAACAATTCATTCATAACTCTCTCCTGCCGAATCTCAGCCGCCGAACAAATCCAAACCTTTTAAGAAACGGCCGATTTTGCCAAAAGCAGAACCACCTTTATCATAGCGTTCTCTGGCATAATCATCATAACCGGAATGGTCCGAAGCAGAAATAGCTAAGGCCAAAGCCGTACTATAAAGCGGATCAAAAAATTGTTCATCACAGGTGACCAAATCGCGCTGTACCGCTCCGCGACGGACCTCTTTTAAACCCAAAATATTGACCGCCTGATCGGTCATACCTGGCATCAAACTGCCACCGCCGGTCAACACACCGACGATTGCCAAATTCTTATAGCCGGAATTGGCCACACAGTGTTGAATTTGTTCAAATAACTCCTCAACGCGGGGCTGAATAATATCCAAAATATAACTCTTTTTAATATTATGCGTGCTACGCCCGTCCAAAGAAGGCACAGGTATTTCTCCTTCCTCATCTAAGAAAGTAGGGAAAGCAACACCGTATTTTTCTTTAATTTCTTTTGCATTAAAACGAGAAGTGTGTAATAAACGAGACAAATCACTCGTAATCAAGTCACATCCATAGGGAATATCTCTGGAAAACTTTAAAATACCTTCAATATAAAGCCCCACAGACATTGTCTCCCCGCCTAAATCAATAATCATGGCCCCGATTTCTTTTTCTTCTTGGGTTAATACACAATCACCCAGAGGCACCAAACCATAAAAAGTGCCGTCTATTTTATATCCGGGACGTTGAATGGCTTTGGCTAAATTGTTAATATGCGTAGAAGAACCGGTGGTAATATGTACGTCAACTTCCAACAAAGAGCCTTCCATCCCCTCCGGATTGGAAATACCGCGCAATTTATCAATAGCAAATCCTTGCGGAATAACATTGATAATTTCATTGTCATTTTTTATAGGCATGGCTTTGGCGTTTTCAATAGCCAAGTCCATATCCGCTTGCGTAATTTCTTTATCAATACGAGAAATATTATACGTACCATGATTGGAAAAGGATTCCAAATGGGCACCACGTACCCCAACAAACAAATTACTGATATCTCTGTTAAGTTCTCGCTCTATACCACCCAAAAGATGCATTACGGAGGCAGAGGTTTCCCGAATGTCAGACACCACCCCCCCACGTACACCCTTACAGGGAACGCTGCGTCCGGTTAAAACTTGCAAAGTATTGGTTTCAAAATCGTGAGCTGCGGCTACTGCCGTTAATTTGCCGCTACCGACGTCTAATCCTGCAACAATATTTGGTTTTGCCATAAAATCACCTGCTTATAAAATCTCTTACTGTATATTATAAAAATTAATGGGCTATCTGTCTTAAAAAAACTTTTCCGTCGTCAAAATAGGTAAAATCCAACTCGTGCGGATGAGGATATCCCTCTTTGCTGATTTTTTCTATTTGAGCAGCTCGGCGAGCCTTTTGGCGTAATTTTTTTGCCTGACCAAAATTAATTACACAGCCGTCCGGCATATGCATACGTACGGTATCACGCGCCGGATTAAAATGAAGAAAAGCAAAATCCAACTGGCTCTTAAGTTTCAACGAACTTTCCACT
Protein-coding regions in this window:
- the ftsZ gene encoding cell division protein FtsZ; protein product: MNELFMANDSFETKKAKIKVIGVGGGGGNAINHMVNSGLRDIDFIAVNTDAQDLRRNQAPYLVQVGEKITKGLGVGGDPEKGRRAAEESKEKLKLIIGQTDLLFITAGMGGGTGTGVAPYLAKIAKEIYGDELLVIGVVTRPFNFEGYVREKQADEGIKEMQKHVDSMIIVPNEKLFANIDPETSSRDAFHMVDEVLLQAVKGIAEVITKPGEMNIDFNDIRKVMSNSHKSLIGIGEASGPGRHLTAVKQAISSPLLENADIRGAKGFIVHFLADEDLTLMEQGEVMNLIRQYASNDSIVMFGHSYDSSLKGVFKVTVIATGFSEEKANVFLSRRPLNPEGATTQYDLKKNVFATFDEPKMKPESEDSMLIPAFLRRKKNPRNY
- a CDS encoding epoxyqueuosine reductase QueH translates to MSDEKLLLLSCCAPCSCGVIKKLALQGRSFSVLFYNPNIDQAQEYQTRLLENKRVCEEFGVPFVDLGYEPEVWQEAIKGLECEPERGKRCSACFYLRLLRTAQYAKENGFTAFSSVLGISRHKDLAQVNEQAQKAAEKIAIPYDETNWRKGGLEDLRREVNKQMQLYNQTYCGCVYSKRGRNEKVS
- a CDS encoding 1-acyl-sn-glycerol-3-phosphate acyltransferase, coding for MLLNLVKSSARVFFKVFYDFRVEGLENIPKTGALIIAGNHLSNADPPAIGGFAGLVRDSRFMAKKELFEIPLLGWFFRRCGYISVDRKRTIGDFGALEGAIAALSRGESVVMFPEGTRSKTGKPQKPKSGIGFLVYKTGAPVLPVKIEGTFGWPWVRKIRLKFGEPMILKQDPTLEPKVQYKQFASEIMDKINSITI
- a CDS encoding (d)CMP kinase, with the translated sequence MSRAKGLVIAIDGTAGTGKSSVGRAVAEKLGYGFLSTGGLYRALAYQVFAKQVDPADEQAVLETAQNIQFSFERQPDATLKMYVDGEYLGGKLHLDEVAQTASKVSTHAAARAVLTEKMREAGRDGGIIMEGRDIGTVVFPDAEVKIYLDATAEERANRRVKQLLAKGNEADYDQILASIKERDLRDSTRSASPLKPAEDAIKIDTSTMTMPQVIDEILKEINKYAS
- the ftsA gene encoding cell division protein FtsA yields the protein MAKPNIVAGLDVGSGKLTAVAAAHDFETNTLQVLTGRSVPCKGVRGGVVSDIRETSASVMHLLGGIERELNRDISNLFVGVRGAHLESFSNHGTYNISRIDKEITQADMDLAIENAKAMPIKNDNEIINVIPQGFAIDKLRGISNPEGMEGSLLEVDVHITTGSSTHINNLAKAIQRPGYKIDGTFYGLVPLGDCVLTQEEKEIGAMIIDLGGETMSVGLYIEGILKFSRDIPYGCDLITSDLSRLLHTSRFNAKEIKEKYGVAFPTFLDEEGEIPVPSLDGRSTHNIKKSYILDIIQPRVEELFEQIQHCVANSGYKNLAIVGVLTGGGSLMPGMTDQAVNILGLKEVRRGAVQRDLVTCDEQFFDPLYSTALALAISASDHSGYDDYARERYDKGGSAFGKIGRFLKGLDLFGG
- a CDS encoding S1 RNA-binding domain-containing protein — translated: MTMNEEIKTTEEINEAEMTMDQLIAQQESLSEQLNKREIVEVTVVQISGDYILVDTGAKKEGAILVSEFDGKTLPAVGEKVSAVLVKRGSDERHSILSHKKALEMKGWDLCKAAYESKERVKGVILQTVKGGYIVEVLGVSGFMPLSLSELHTAYKHYLPVGAKIKAVIVEFSKEKQKLIVSRKQVLEEDEAVRRTEVLGQIKEGDVLRVVVAKVDKERLFLRFHGIEGVVTLENIAWKEPETAIANFRRGQRLKAKLLKLDKETPRLEFGLKQLFLNPADALKRRYPYKSSVKAKIEKISEEEGVECTIGKNNTKAFISPFEMGREFTANVGDVITALVVGVNPETFTVNLSVKKYDQAQNRKVVAQYLKQAPRPTLGQLLEDSFKTEEAETEEN
- a CDS encoding PilT/PilU family type 4a pilus ATPase translates to MSVGLQSLLRTVVDNKASGLHIRGNSNAYVRLHGQIKPIDDSFVSNDEAKKMAYACMGERERRIFEQYSTVDFSLDAKSYGRFRFNIFRQATKIAMAIRHIPLKIPTFKELSLPEDVLKKIADNRRGLIIVTGMTGSGKTSTLAAMIDYINRTRNGHILTIEDPIEFVHTENKCIISQMELGVDTPSYTGALRAAMRQDPDVIMIGELRDTEVMRAAISAAETGQLVLSTMHTVNVPQTLSRLTDAFPIEQQAQVRLQLSELVRGIICQRLLPTIKPGMTPAIEVMVATPQTRKLILENRVGDLTKAMQNGEFYGMNTFDQSLAALYKSNKVDMEQVLAAASSPDALMMAIRGVTSSLEAA